The segment ATTGTTATTGGCATTGGGTTAAATGTTAATAATGAAGAGTTTCCCGAAGAATTAACATCTATTGCGACATCTTTAAAAATGATTAAAACTAAAACTTTTTCGCGTCTGGCATTATTAAGTGAGATTTTAGAACAATTAGAGCAAGAATATCAGAAAGTATTGCTAGATGGTTTTGCTGATACCTTCAATGCTTGGCGAGAGTATTCGGCCACGCTAGGTAATGAAATTAAAGTATTGGGGATTGAAGAACAATTTAGCGGAAAAGCCCTTGATATTGATGAAGATGGAGCGTTATTAGTAGAAACAGAGGCTGGCATTAAAAAAGTTTTAGCTGGCGATGTTTCCATTAGACCAAAGTAAAAAATAGTGAGGTATCTTTAATGTTATTAGTATTTGATATTGGTAATAGTAATATTGTACTGGGTGTATATAAAGATGACATTTTATTAAAGCATTGGCGTATTTCAACTGATCGTCAGAAAACCGGTGATGAATATGGAATGCTACTTAATAATTTGTTTAATTTTAATGGTTTGAAAATTAGTGATATTGAAGCAATTATTATTTCCTCGGTTGTTCCGCCACTAGTTGTACCACTTTCTAAAATGTGTCAGCGTTATTTTAACATTGATCCGTTGGTAGTAGGGCCTGGCATAAAAACTGGGATAAAAATTAAATATGAAAATCCTCGTGAAGTTGGTGCGGACAGAATTGTTAATGCAGTGGCCGCTCGCGAAAAGTTTCCGGGTAGCTTAATTATTGTTGATTTTGGCACAGCTACGACTTTTTGTGCGATTAATAATGAAGGTGATTATTTGGGGGGAGCAATTGCTCCGGGAATTGGAATTTCTAGTGAAGCCTTGTTCCAAAGAGCGGCAAAATTGCCGAGAATTGAACTTGTTACCCCTAAATCGGTGATTTGTCGTAATACTATTACCAGTATGCAATCAGGAATAATTTTTGGCTTTACCGGTCAAGTTGATGAGATTGTCAGACGAATGAAAACCGAAATGAATGAAGAAGCGACAGTTATTGCTACCGGTGGTTTAGCTAATTTAATTGCTAAACAATCTACGACCATTGATAAAGTCGAACACTTTTTAACATTAGATGGTTTGTGCATTTTATATAAACGCAATGCCAGTAATATGCGTGATTTTTAAATAGGAGAATTAGATGAGGATTGGGAATATTGAAATAGCTAATCCTGTTATTTTAGCACCGATGGCTGGTGTTACGGACTTACCTTTTCGTATTTTAGCAAAAGAATTGGGTTGTGGCTTGGTCTATACTGAGATGGTTAGTGATAAAGGGATTAATTATCGTAACTGTCACACTCTAGAGATGTTAAAGACTGATTGCCGAGAACGTCCGGTGGCACTACAATTATTTGGGGCGGAGCCTCAAAGTATTGCGAAAGCTGCTAAGTATGTTGAAAGCTTAGGGGTTGCAGATATTATTGATCTTAATATGGGTTGTCCGGCGCCCAAGGTTGTTAAAAATAATGAGGGTTCAGCATTGATGAAGGAACCGTTGTTAGCCTTTGAAATCATGAAAGCGGTGGTCGAGGCGGTAGATTTACCGGTCACGGTGAAGTTTCGTAAGGGTTGGGACAATAATAATGAAAATGCGGTAGAAATGGCTCAATTAGCTGAAAAAGCCGGGGTTTGTGCTGTTGCGGTGCATGGCCGAACTAGAGAACAATATTACTCTGGTCAAGCTGATTGGGATATTATCAAAGAAGTTAAAGCGGCAGTTAGTATTCCGGTGATTGGTAATGGTGATATCAGAACTTGCCAAGATGCCAAGAAAATGCTTGAAAAAACAGGCTGTGATGCGATTATGATTGGTCGTGGCTGTCAAGGTAATCCTTGGATATTTCAACAAGTTAGTACTTTTTTAAATACCGGTCAGATAATAAATCAACCTAGTATTGAAGAACGAGTTGACTTGATAAAAAGACACTTAGCCATGTTGATTGAATTAAAGGGCGAGTATATCGGTGCACGAGAGATGCGCAAGCATGCAACTTGGTATACTAAGGGTTTACCGTTCTCGGCTGATTATCGGTTACGCTTTAATCAAGCAGAAAGTGAAACTGATTTTCATAAAGTATTTGCTGATTTATTAAAAAATTATCATAAGGATTGATAAGATGAGAATTCACTACTTACAACATGTTCAATTTGAAGGATTGGCTAATATACAACAGTGGGCGAACCTTAAAAATCATAGTATCACTGCTACAAAAATGTATGCAGGTGAAGCTTTACCGGCTGTTGACGATTTTGATTTTTTGATTGTATTGGGCGGTCCGATGAATATTTATGATGAACAAGAGTTCCCGTGGTTGATTAAGGAAAAAGAATTTTTGCGGGAAGTTATTGCTCAGGAGAAAACAGTGCTGGGGATTTGTTTAGGCGCTCAATTATTAGCGGCAGTATTAGGTGCGGAGGTTATCAGCAATCCTGCAAAGGAGATTGGTTGGCTGAAAGTAAAAACTTCAACTGAAAGTATGCTTAAGAATATTTTGCCGGCTGAGTTTATGGCTTTTCATTGGCACGGTGATACCTTTTTATTGCCTAAAGAAGCAACGTTGTTAGGGAGTAGTGAGGGTTGTAATAATCAAGGGTTTGAAATGTTTAAAGGAAAAGTAGTTGGTGTGCAATTTCATTTAGAGTCTAATGTAGATAGTATTGAAGCCCTACTAACTAATTGTGAATCTGAACTTGTAGCAGGACCACATATTCAAAGTAGTGCTGAAATAATTCAAGGTTATCGGCATTGTGCAAATCTTTATGATAATATGGTAAAACTATTGGATTACATGGAAAATGCTACAATATAAAGAGATATTTTGTAAAAATATTGACAAAAGTACTAAAAAAACTTATAATATATGACAATAAACTGGTAGCTGAAAAAGGTAATTTTGATAATGCTTATTGAAGATTATTCTTACCAAAAATAAGTCAAGTTTATAGAAAAAGGTTGAGTTTTATAACGATAAAATAGTGTCAAGTTTACTTGACACTATTTATATTATGTTAATTTATGTTGAAAAATTCACTGCTTTTTAAAGATAATACTGTGACGATAAATAATAGTTACTAGAGAAAAAATGTATTTAAAAGGGGCGCAATTTAATGGCTGAAAAGCAAATAATGCTTACTGAAGAAGGCTTAAAGAAGCTGGAAGTAAAACTAGAACATTTAAAAACAGTTCGTAGAACACAAGTAGCTGAAAGAATTAAACAAGCTATTGAGTTTGGTGATATCAGTGAGAACTCAGAGTATGAGGATGCTAAAAATGAACAGGCATTTATTGAAGGAGAAATCATGACTCTGGAAAAAATGCTGAGAAATAGTCAAATTATTTCTGATGCCGATAAGAATAAAGATGAAGTAAGATTAGGTTGCACAGTTAAAATAAAAGATATAGAATTTGATGAAATATTAGAATATAGCATAGTTGGTTCGGCGGAAGCAGATCCGACAGAATTCAAAATTTCAAATGAATCTCCGGTTGGTCAAGCAATTATTGGTCAAAAAGTTGGAAAAGTTGTTGAAGTACAAGTTCCGGCAGGAGTTTTAAAATATGAAATTCTTGAAATTATAAGATAGTTAGAAGGTTTGACCTGAAGGAGAGTTTTAAATGAGTGAAAATAATGAACAAAAAGTTCAGGTAGAAGATTTAAATGAGTTGATGAAAGTTCGCCGTGAAAAATTGGCGGCGATAGAACAAGCGGGAATTGAGCCGTTTGGTCGTCGTTATGAAATTTCTCATCACGCCCAAGATATTTTAGAAAACTTTGAAAGTCTAGAAGGCAACAGCGTTAAAATTGCCGGCAGAATTATGACTGTACGCGGTCATGGTAAAGCCAGCTTTATTAATGTTGCTGATATGTCAGGTAAGATTCAAGTTTATTTGAGACAAGATGTTTTAGGTGAAGAGTTATACGGCAGATTTAGTTTGCTAGATATTGGTGATATTATTGGAGTTGAAGGGTTAGTCTTTAAAACACAACGTGGTGAAATCAGTGTGAAGGCTACAAATTTTGAAATTCAAGCAAAATCGCTTAGACCATTGCCGGAAAAATTCCATGGTCTTAAAGATGTGGAAACACGTTATCGTCAACGCTATTTAGATTTGATTGTAAATCCTGATGTAAGAAATTCTTTTGTAATGCGTAGTAAAATTATTAAAGAATTAAGAAACTATCTTGATAATCAAGACTTTTTAGAAGTTGAAACGCCAATGATGCATCCGATTGCCGGTGGGGCAGCGGCTAGACCGTTTGTTACTTATCATAATGCCTTAGATATGAATTTATATATGAGAATAGCACCAGAACTTTATTTAAAACGCTTAATTGTTGGTGGTTTTGAAAAAGTGTATGAAGTGGGCAGAGTTTTCCGTAATGAAGGTATTTCTATCAGACATAATCCGGAATTTACTTCCGTAGAATTATATCAAGCGTTTGCTGATTATAATGATTTGATGGCATTAACAGAAAATATTGTAGCTCATGTAGCGCAAGCAACATTAGGCACAACTAAAATTAATTACCAAGGAACAGCGATAGATTTAACGCCAAGCTGGACTAGAATGAGCATGGTTGAAGCGGTAGAAAAATATACAGGGGTTAACTTTAATAATGTTACGACCTTAGAGCAAGCACAAGCAGAAGCGGCTAAACTAGGTGTGAAATATGAGAAAAAAGATGGTATTGGTGGTATTTTAAATAATATTTTTGAAGATAAAGTTGAAGAGCATTTAATTCAACCAACCTTTATTACTGGACATCCAACAGAAATTTCACCGTTGGCAAAACGTAATAAAGATAATCCGGAAATCACTGATCGTTTTGAAGTATTTATCTATGGACGCGAAATCGCTAATGGCTTCTCGGAGTTAAATGACCCGATTGATCAAGAAGGGCGCTTTATGGAACAAGTTCAACAACGTGAGTCGGGCGATGATGAAGCTCACATGATGGATCATGACTATGTTACAGCACTAGAATATGGCTTAGCGCCTACTGGTGGCTTAGGGATTGGTATTGATCGTTTAGTAATGTTTTTAACTGACAGTGCTTCAATTAGAGATGTATTGTTATTTCCGCATATGAGACATAAATAAACTGCTAGAGCAGGTTGTATTTTAAAATTAAAATAACTGTAATTGATACTATTCAGTAGTGTTTAAACTATTGAATAGTATTTTTTTTGTTCAATGTGACTAAAGTCTTTGACAGAAATATTGTAATGCTTTAAGATGATTTAAGACATATGTCGAAAACTATTTTTAATATTGAGGAGAATTTATGAGTACAGATACTAATTTATTAAGTGGAAATCAATTTAATGAGCAGGCTGAAACTTATTTAAAATCAGAGTACGGTATAAAGGCGATGGGATTATTTAAGAATGGCTATAATTGTTCACAGGCAGTGTTTTTGGCATTTGCTGACAAATATGAGTTATCAGAGGAAGTAGCTTTGAAAATTAGTTCATCTTTTGGTGGTGGAATGGGGCGATTGCGCGAGGTTTGTGGTGCCGTAACAGGGATGTTTATGACTACTGGTTTAGTATATGGCTATACTGATCCGACCGATCATGGTGCAAAAACTGAACATTATAAAAAAATTCAAGCTTTAGCAACTAAGTTTGAGGAAATTAACAAATCAATTATTTGTAGAGTTTTATTGGGGCTGGATGTGAAGAAAGACCAACATATTCCTGAAATCAGAACGGCAGAGTATTATAAAAAAAGACCTTGTGCAGAATTGGTAGGTATTGCTGCCGGTATTATGGCTGAATATCTTGAAACTAAAAAATGATTATCAGAAAAGAGGGATAGGATGTTTGCCGAATATAATAATATTGTCATTGATCATTTTATGACACCACGAAACTCCGGCATTATTGAAAATTATAATGCTGAGGGTAGTTATGGTGACCCTGAATGTGGAGATTCTTTAAATGTTTACCTGAAGGTAGAAAATGATATTATTATCGATATCAGTTTTTTGGTGTTTGGTTGCGTAGCGGCTATTGCGACTAGTAGTATGATTACTGAATTAGCAAAAGGATTAACGCTAAAAGAAGCCTTGCTGTTACAGAAAGATGATGTTACAACTGCCTTAGGTGGGTTGCCTGAAAATAAAGTTCATTGTTCGTTGATTGGTATTACTGCTCTACAAAATGCTATTGAAAATTATTATTCCAAAAAATAATTTTGATAAGGCTAAATTATGTTTTTACATTAAAAAATAGTAAAAATATACCTTTTCCTAT is part of the Negativicutes bacterium genome and harbors:
- a CDS encoding type III pantothenate kinase, which gives rise to MLLVFDIGNSNIVLGVYKDDILLKHWRISTDRQKTGDEYGMLLNNLFNFNGLKISDIEAIIISSVVPPLVVPLSKMCQRYFNIDPLVVGPGIKTGIKIKYENPREVGADRIVNAVAAREKFPGSLIIVDFGTATTFCAINNEGDYLGGAIAPGIGISSEALFQRAAKLPRIELVTPKSVICRNTITSMQSGIIFGFTGQVDEIVRRMKTEMNEEATVIATGGLANLIAKQSTTIDKVEHFLTLDGLCILYKRNASNMRDF
- the dusB gene encoding tRNA dihydrouridine synthase DusB, which codes for MRIGNIEIANPVILAPMAGVTDLPFRILAKELGCGLVYTEMVSDKGINYRNCHTLEMLKTDCRERPVALQLFGAEPQSIAKAAKYVESLGVADIIDLNMGCPAPKVVKNNEGSALMKEPLLAFEIMKAVVEAVDLPVTVKFRKGWDNNNENAVEMAQLAEKAGVCAVAVHGRTREQYYSGQADWDIIKEVKAAVSIPVIGNGDIRTCQDAKKMLEKTGCDAIMIGRGCQGNPWIFQQVSTFLNTGQIINQPSIEERVDLIKRHLAMLIELKGEYIGAREMRKHATWYTKGLPFSADYRLRFNQAESETDFHKVFADLLKNYHKD
- a CDS encoding type 1 glutamine amidotransferase, translating into MRIHYLQHVQFEGLANIQQWANLKNHSITATKMYAGEALPAVDDFDFLIVLGGPMNIYDEQEFPWLIKEKEFLREVIAQEKTVLGICLGAQLLAAVLGAEVISNPAKEIGWLKVKTSTESMLKNILPAEFMAFHWHGDTFLLPKEATLLGSSEGCNNQGFEMFKGKVVGVQFHLESNVDSIEALLTNCESELVAGPHIQSSAEIIQGYRHCANLYDNMVKLLDYMENATI
- the greA gene encoding transcription elongation factor GreA, which produces MAEKQIMLTEEGLKKLEVKLEHLKTVRRTQVAERIKQAIEFGDISENSEYEDAKNEQAFIEGEIMTLEKMLRNSQIISDADKNKDEVRLGCTVKIKDIEFDEILEYSIVGSAEADPTEFKISNESPVGQAIIGQKVGKVVEVQVPAGVLKYEILEIIR
- the lysS gene encoding lysine--tRNA ligase, whose amino-acid sequence is MSENNEQKVQVEDLNELMKVRREKLAAIEQAGIEPFGRRYEISHHAQDILENFESLEGNSVKIAGRIMTVRGHGKASFINVADMSGKIQVYLRQDVLGEELYGRFSLLDIGDIIGVEGLVFKTQRGEISVKATNFEIQAKSLRPLPEKFHGLKDVETRYRQRYLDLIVNPDVRNSFVMRSKIIKELRNYLDNQDFLEVETPMMHPIAGGAAARPFVTYHNALDMNLYMRIAPELYLKRLIVGGFEKVYEVGRVFRNEGISIRHNPEFTSVELYQAFADYNDLMALTENIVAHVAQATLGTTKINYQGTAIDLTPSWTRMSMVEAVEKYTGVNFNNVTTLEQAQAEAAKLGVKYEKKDGIGGILNNIFEDKVEEHLIQPTFITGHPTEISPLAKRNKDNPEITDRFEVFIYGREIANGFSELNDPIDQEGRFMEQVQQRESGDDEAHMMDHDYVTALEYGLAPTGGLGIGIDRLVMFLTDSASIRDVLLFPHMRHK
- a CDS encoding C_GCAxxG_C_C family protein; translated protein: MSTDTNLLSGNQFNEQAETYLKSEYGIKAMGLFKNGYNCSQAVFLAFADKYELSEEVALKISSSFGGGMGRLREVCGAVTGMFMTTGLVYGYTDPTDHGAKTEHYKKIQALATKFEEINKSIICRVLLGLDVKKDQHIPEIRTAEYYKKRPCAELVGIAAGIMAEYLETKK
- a CDS encoding iron-sulfur cluster assembly scaffold protein, with amino-acid sequence MFAEYNNIVIDHFMTPRNSGIIENYNAEGSYGDPECGDSLNVYLKVENDIIIDISFLVFGCVAAIATSSMITELAKGLTLKEALLLQKDDVTTALGGLPENKVHCSLIGITALQNAIENYYSKK